One part of the Pyrinomonadaceae bacterium genome encodes these proteins:
- the corA gene encoding magnesium/cobalt transporter CorA, translating into MEIYVYREGAERVESGFPAEQLAELLKDEKAVTWIDMEAPTAADEQLLADVFRFHPLTLEDCRETRNYPKVEEFPGYLYFIVHGVRADTSPDHFNTIELDAFLGPNYVITYHHDMFRSINNVKKLVMTTPIACQRGPAFLLHQILDQIVDFYSPVLDDFDERIAKLEDDIFTLSRPNQAILEEIMDLKRGVLRLRRISARQMEVILRTSRGEFALIPGPMLPFYRDIHDHIIRITDLAESYRDLISGCLDAYMSVVGNRMNEIMKVLTIFSAIMLPLTFIAGVYGMNFENMPELATRFGYFVVLTIMVFVAIGMLLFFWARGWLGRS; encoded by the coding sequence ATGGAAATCTATGTCTATCGCGAAGGCGCGGAACGAGTTGAATCCGGCTTCCCCGCTGAACAGCTAGCTGAGCTTCTGAAAGATGAAAAGGCCGTTACCTGGATTGATATGGAGGCGCCGACGGCAGCGGACGAGCAGCTGTTAGCAGACGTATTTCGCTTTCATCCGCTCACCCTGGAGGATTGCCGCGAGACGCGGAATTATCCGAAGGTCGAAGAGTTCCCCGGCTATCTTTATTTCATCGTGCATGGTGTGCGCGCCGACACCAGTCCCGATCATTTCAATACGATCGAACTCGATGCGTTTCTCGGGCCGAACTATGTCATCACTTATCACCACGACATGTTTCGCAGTATCAACAACGTGAAGAAGCTGGTGATGACGACGCCTATCGCGTGCCAACGCGGGCCGGCGTTTTTGTTACATCAAATCCTGGATCAGATTGTCGATTTCTATTCGCCCGTGCTCGACGATTTCGATGAACGGATAGCGAAACTCGAAGACGACATCTTTACTTTGAGCCGGCCGAACCAGGCCATCCTCGAAGAGATTATGGATTTAAAACGTGGCGTGCTTCGTCTGCGGCGCATCTCAGCGCGGCAAATGGAGGTGATCCTCCGCACGAGCCGAGGCGAATTTGCATTGATTCCGGGACCGATGCTGCCGTTCTATCGTGACATTCACGACCACATCATTCGTATTACCGACCTGGCTGAGAGCTATCGCGATCTAATCAGCGGCTGCCTGGACGCTTACATGTCGGTGGTCGGCAATCGCATGAACGAAATCATGAAAGTGTTGACGATCTTTTCCGCGATCATGCTGCCACTGACGTTCATCGCCGGTGTGTACGGGATGAACTTTGAAAACATGCCTGAGCTGGCCACGCGGTTTGGCTATTTCGTAGTACTCACGATCATGGTGTTCGTCGCCATCGGCATGCTGCTTTTCTTTTGGGCCCGCGGGTGGCTTGGTCGATCGTAA